CTGGGGCCAGTCCACACGCTCCCAAACAGGCTACAGGTTCTAATGTGAAGCGCAGGTCTTTAGTAGTCTCATTTTCATCGACGCCCAATATTTCCTTAGACTTAAGCCATTATTTTGGAGAGCAGAAGTGAAAACCGAAGTTGTGAGTGCAATAAGTTGATAGTTGGCGAGCAGGAACTATATCCCAAACGTCTGGAACTGATCTTCTCTACGCTTCGCCGGCGAGTGCCGCGCATTGAAAGCGTTTTGGCTGAATCCATGCCCGATGGGAGGCTTTGCTGCAGATCAAGGATGCGCCTTTCAGCGAACCGATTCTCGCCCGTTTCGCTTCGGACGG
This Acetomicrobium sp. S15 = DSM 107314 DNA region includes the following protein-coding sequences:
- a CDS encoding NAD(P)H-dependent oxidoreductase subunit E, whose amino-acid sequence is MGVDENETTKDLRFTLEPVACLGACGLAP